The Penaeus vannamei isolate JL-2024 chromosome 15, ASM4276789v1, whole genome shotgun sequence genomic interval CCGGCCTGAGATACCATGTCGAAGGTTCCAGAGCCAGGAAGTGAGAGCGGCGCCGTCGGGGAAGCTCAggtaattttggcgggaaacggaGGCGAGGAGCACGCGGCCGAGGCAGGGAAGCAAGCCCCACCTGATGTGATGGATTTGTTCAGGAGGGTGATGAGTAAGCTGGATAAGACTGGTGAGGACATGAAAAGCAGACTTAGTGAGGCGATGAGGAAAAATTATGAAGAAGTGAATAGTGCGTTATGCCAATTGAAAGACTTTGTGTGGTGTGGGCTGGAGGAAGTGCGGGAAGAAGCACGACGCCATAATGATGATGCATGCAGTGCCCTAAGGGAAGTGACAGAAAGGGAAATGCAAGCTTGTCGGGAAGAAATCAGTGCACTACAGCTGGCGTTGAAGGAGCAGAGCACTACCATGGATAGACtccaggagaggaaaatggaacccCCGGAAGAGGAAAGGCTGCCGAAGGACGTGTGCTCTGATCCTGGTGAGTGGATGGCAGGGCAGCGTGATTTACCTGTGGGTGCCAGCTGTAAACGTGAGACGGAAAAGGCGCGAAACCGGACCGTGACGTCACCACGACTTGCCAATcagctgtcatttctctctcatgacctcaccccacctctctctcctgcacCTGCATCAGGTAATCAGTTCACCCCTCTGCACTCTCCCGCGTCTCCCGTGCCACAGTGTCTTTAAGCCTCCCCTCATGACTGCCAGCGATGGAGGAAACCATCTGAGTTTGATGGGAAGGTAGCCTGGGAAGCCTACCTGGCTCAGTTTGAGCTCCTGGCAGGCGCTCAAGGCTGGGACGACAATGAGAAGGCTTTGCAGCTCGTTTCTGGTCTTCGTGGGGTAGCACTGGAAGTGCTGGCTCATTTAACTTCACAGCAGCGAACAGTTTACTCCCATGTGGTGGGAGCGCTCCAACGGAGGTTCGGCCATCCCCATCAGGCTGAGGTGTACCGGTTCCGCCTTAAGGCCAGGGTGCGAGCCAGGGGTGAGTCTTTTCCTCAGTTGGCTCAGGAGTTAGAGACGCTCGTCCGCCACGCCTACCCCGCCGCTGCCGAGGACATGGTGACCGTCCTGACGCGGGATTATTTTGTAGACGCGCTGCAGGATCGGGAGCTGCAGTTATACATCAAGCAGGCACACCCGGAGGACGTGCAGGTAGCTCTGGCGAGGGCACTGGAGCTGGAGGCGTTCCTGCGTACTTCAGTATTGGGCGCTGCAGTGGAGGTGCAACGAAAATTTTACCCTAATAGAGAGTCGGGCCCGGCGCACCCAAGTGGGGGAGTCGCCCGTGGAACAGTCTGTTGCTACCCAGCGAGTGAGTCTGACAGGCTTCCAGGGTATCTGCTGGAGGTGCGGTAAGAAGGGGCAccgccggagtgactgcccgaggggacGGCGGACGCGTTCCCTAGAAAGGAAACCAATTTCTGCCTTCCAGCCATGCTGTGCGAGCTGTGGGCGTTACCGCTATTTCTCAGTTGCCTGCACTGCCTCTAAAGACATGCAGGTGGGAAACGAGGAGGGGCTGGATGCGGGGGCCAACAGCCAGCCCACGCTCATCGGGTCCCACACAGTGTAATCTGTCGCCGTGCAGCCGCTCCAACGGTCCATATAAGAGGAACCATGGATTGGAAGCCATGTCAAATGATAGTGGATACGGGCGCTGAGAAAACCATCATGCGCCCCGATGTGTTAAATGCGAGAGACTATCATGAGGAACCAAAACAACTCTGTGGGGTCACGGGGCACTGTACGCCACTCAGGGGACCAGTTGAGGCACGACTCGGTGTGGGTGGCAGTGAGGAGGTACTGCCTGTGTATGTCGCCGAGATGGCGGACCCTTGTTTTTTGGGAATTGACTACCTTATGCAGATTGGAGCGTGTATCGACCTGAAGAAACGGAAACtaaggataagagaaaaagaagtgccCTTGTCTCTCGGCGTCGCTCCAGCAGAGGTAGTG includes:
- the LOC138864161 gene encoding uncharacterized protein, which encodes MSKVPEPGSESGAVGEAQVILAGNGGEEHAAEAGKQAPPDVMDLFRRVMSKLDKTGEDMKSRLSEAMRKNYEEVNSALCQLKDFVWCGLEEVREEARRHNDDACSALREVTEREMQACREEISALQLALKEQSTTMDRLQERKMEPPEEERLPKDVCSDPASPHDCQRWRKPSEFDGKVAWEAYLAQFELLAGAQGWDDNEKALQLVSGLRGVALEVLAHLTSQQRTVYSHVVGALQRRFGHPHQAEVYRFRLKARVRARGESFPQLAQELETLVRHAYPAAAEDMVTVLTRDYFVDALQDRELQLYIKQAHPEDVQVALARALELEAFLRTSVLGAASRARRTQVGESPVEQSVATQRVSLTGFQGICWRCGKKGHRRSDCPRGRRTRSLERKPISAFQPCCASCGRYRYFSVACTASKDMQVGNEEGLDAGANSQPTLIGSHTV